From the genome of Paracidovorax avenae:
GGTCGAAGATCACCACGGATTCATTCACCGAGTAGCCCAGCACCGCGAGCACGCCGGCCAGCACGGCCAGCGAGAATTCCCACTGGAAGAAGGCGAAGAAGCCCAGGATGATGACCACGTCGTGCAGGTTGGCGATGATGGCCGCGACGCCGAACTTCCATTCGAAGCGGAACGCGAGGTACACCACGATGCCGACGACCACCATGGCGAGCGCCATGAGCCCGCCGTGCACGAGTTCCTCGCCCACCTGCGGACCGACGAATTCCGTGCGGCGCAGCGTGACGCCCGGGTCCTGCTCCTTGAGGGCCCCCATCACCTGCTCGCTCTGTTGCGCGGAGGTCGCGCCCTTCTGCACGGGCAGGCGGATCATCACGTCGCGCGAGGTGCCGAAGTTCTGCACGATCACGTCGGAATAGCCCAGCCGCGAGACGGCTTCCCGTACCTTGCCTGTGTCCGCCGCCTGCGTGTAGGCCACCTCCATCACGGTACCGCCCGTGAACTCCACCGACAGGTGCAGCCCGCGCGTGACGAGGAAGAAGACGGCCAGCGCGAAGGTGATGAAGGAAATCGCGTTGAAGACCAACGCGTGCTTCATGAAGGGGATGTCTTTTTTGATGCGGAAGAATTCCATGGCGTCTTCCTTCGGTCAGTTCGTCTTGGCGGGCGTGGAGGGCACCGCCGGGGTGTCGGTACCGGGCTTCCACACCTGGCCGATGGACACGCTCTTGAGCTTCTTCTTGCGGCCGTACCAGAGATTCACCAGGCCGCGCGAGAAGAACACGGCCGAGAACATGCTGGTCAGGATGCCCAGGCAGTGCACCACGGCGAAGCCGCGCACCGGGCCCGAGCCGAAGGCGAGCAGCGCCAGGCCGGCGATGAGCGTGGTCACGTTGGAGTCGAGGATGGTCGCCCAGGCGCGCTCGTAGCCCGCATGGATGGCCGCCTGGGGCGCGACGCCCGCGCGCAGTTCCTCGCGGATGCGCTCGTTGATCAGCACGTTCGAGTCGATGGCGACGCCCAGCGCGAGCGCCATGGCGGCGATGCCGGGCAGTGTCAGCGTGGCCTGCAGCATGGACAGCACGGCGATCAGCATGAGCACGTTGACCGACAGCGCGATGGTGGAGAACACGCCGAACAGCGCGTAGTACACGCACATGAACACGGCGATGGCCACCATGCCCCAGACCACGCTGTGGATGCCGCGGCTGATGTTGTCGGCGCCGAGGCTCGGGCCGATGGTGAATTCCTCGATGATCTCCATCGGCGCGGCCAGCGAGCCGGCGCGCAGCAGCAGAGAGGTGTCGTTGGCCTCGGCCGTGGTCATGCGGCCGGAGATCTGCACGCGGCCGCCGCCGATCTCGGAGCGGATCACCGGGGCCGTCACGACCTCGCCCTTGCCCTTCTCGAAGAGCACGATGGCCATGCGCTTGCCGATGTTCTCGCGCGTGATGTCCTTGAAGATGCGCGCACCCTTGGCGTCGAGCGTCAGGTTGACGGTCGGCTCCTGGGTCTGGCCGTCGAAGCCGGGCTGCGCGTCGGTCAGGTTCTCGCCCGTCAGGATGACCTGCTTCTTGACGATGACGAACTGGCCGTTGCGGTCGGGGTAGCGCTCGCTGCCGAACGGCACCGGGCCGGAGCCCCGCTCGGCGCCGCGCGCCTCGGTGCTTTCGTCCACCATGCGCACCTCGAGCGTGGCGGTGCGGCCCAGGATGTCCTTGGCCTTGGCGGTGTCCTGCACGCCGGGCAGCTGCACGACGATGCGGTCCGTGCCCTGCTGCTGGATCACCGGCTCGGCCACGCCGAGCTCGTTGATCCGGTTGTGCAGCGTGGTCATGTTCTGCTTGAGCGCCTGGTCCTGCACCTTGCGCAGGGCTTCGGGCTTGATGGTCGCGCGCACGACCACGCCCTCGCCGTCGGGGCTGGAGGTGGCCACGAGGTCGGGGAACTGGTCGGAGATGAGGTTGCGCGTGGCCGTGGCGGCCGCCTCGTCGCGCAGGCGCACCTCGATGGTCTGGCCGTCGCGGCTGATGCCGCCGTGGCGGATGTTGCGGTCGCGCATGAAGGTGCGCAGGTCGCCCGCGAAGGACTCGGCCTTCTTGGTGAGCGCCGCCTGCATGTCCACCTGCAGCATGAAGTGCACGCCGCCGCGCAGGTCCAGCCCCAGATAGACGGGCTGCGCGTGCAGCGCCGTGAGCCATGCGGGCGAACGGGAGACGAGGTTCAGCGCGACGATGTACTGCGGATCGGCCGCGTCGGGCACCAGGGCCTTCTGGATCACGTCCTTGGCCTTGAGCTGGGTGTCGGGCGTGTCGAAGCGTGCGCGCACCGAATTGCCGTCGAAGCTCACCGCGTCGGGAGTGATGCCGGCGCCCTGCAGCGCCTCCTCGACGCGCCGCTGCAGCGAGGCATCGACCTTGACGGACGCCTTGGCCGAGGACACCTGCACCGCGGGCGCCTCGCCGAACACATTGGGCAGGGAATAGAGGATCCCCACGAGCAGCACGACCACGAGGATCGCGTACTTCCAGACCGGATAACGATTCATGATCGCGCTCTTATCTCAGTTAACCACGGCGTGCGCACCATCGGCGGCGCCTGAAATTGGCGCGGCGCAGGACAGCAGACGCCGCGCAAGGGCCGCTCCGCCGCTCAGGGGGTTGCGCCTCACTTCACCGTGCCTTTGGGCAGGACCTGCGCCACGGCGCTGCGCTGGATCTGCACTTCCACGCCCGAGGCGATCTCGATGTGCAGGAACCCTTCGGACAGGCGCGTGACCCGGCCCAGGATGCCGCCGGCCGTCGCCACCTCGTCGCCCTTGGCGATCGCGTCGATCATGGCGCGGTGCTCCTTCTGGCGCTTCATCTGGGGCCGGATCATGATGAAGTACAGCACCACGAACATCAGCACCAGCGGCAGCATGCTCGTGAGCGAGGACATCATGCCGCCGGCGGGCGCGGCGGCCGGGGCGGTCTGGGCGAAAGCGGAAGAGATAAACACGGCTACAGGCTCCGTTGAAAGGATGGTCGTCCGGCCCGGTCGCCGGGCCGATCGTGCACGCAGCGGCGCATGGGCGCCTGCCGCAGGGCAACAGGGGATTGTATGCGGCGCCTTTCTGCGGCCCGGTGGCATAACCCGTGGGCCGTTGGGTTATGCCCGGGTCGCTCCCCATGGATCGCGATATTAAATATTTTGGTTCTCGCGCATAATATTTCCATAGAAATCCCAAGGAGCATGCCATGGAACAAGCCATTGCCCTAGCTGACCCCGGCCAGGTGCTTGCCAAGGCCACGGCCCGTGCGAGCCGGCTCCTCGGGATGAACGGCGTCATGCTGGCCAAGGCGCTGGGCCTGAGCGAGCCCACGGTGTCGCGGATTCTCAAAGCGGAAAAGCCCATCGATCCGGCGAGCAAGGAAGGCGAACTGGCGTTACTGCTCGTGCGCGTCTACCGCTCCCTGGATGCCCTGGTCGGCACGGACGACGGCAAGCGGCAGGCATGGATGACGGGATTCAACAAGGCCCTGGGCGGTGTGCCGTTGCAGATGGTCCAGCGTGTGGACGGCCTGGTGGCGACCCTGTCGTATCTCGATGCCATGCGTGCGCCCACATGAGCGCATGGGATCCGCGGTGGTTCGACGAAAGCCTGCGGTTGCGCCAGCTTCTGGTATGGCGCGGGGTGGAGTCGCAATACGCAGCAGCGACGGTCAGGCTGGTCGACTCCCTGGACGAGCAGGACTTGCTGGAGCAGATGTTGGAGGCCAGCAAGCCCCCCATCGCGAAAGAACGGCATTACCTGCTGTTCACGCCCTTCCGGTACACGCCACCGCATCCTCACCGGTTTCGCCCGGCCCATGAGCACGGGCAGTGGTATGGCGCGAAGAATCAGGTGGCCGTCTGCGCCGAGATCGCCTACTGGCGCCACCGGTTTCTTCTGGACAGCACGGGCTTGCTGAACGAAGACCTGCTGACGGAACATACGCTGTTTCAGGCGCAGATGCGGGGACTTTCGATCGATCTGATGCAGGAGCCCTGGAACCGCCGCAGGGAGCGATGGACCCATGGCAGCGACTACACCGCCACCCAGGCCTTGGCCGCAGAGGCCCGGCACAGGGGCGTGCTATGGATCAAGTACGAGTCGGTGCGCGCCCCCCATGAAGCCTGCGCCGTTGCATTGGTCCAGGACGCATTGTTCGAACCCGCTCAGGGGATAGACGCGACGCGCCAGCGATGGATCTGCAAAGCGACCCGGAGCAAGGTGATGCTGATCGGCGATGCCGATCGCTTCGAGTGGGATTTCTGAATCCGCGCCTCGCCCTCAGGCGCTCTGCCGCAGCGCCGCCTCGGCAGGCCCCTGGCGCCAGCGCGCCATCAGGCCTTCCCATTGCGCGCGGGCCGTCTCCAGGTGCCGCTCCTTCACGTGGCCGTAGCCGCGGATCTGTTCGGGAATGCGTGCGATCTCCAAGGCCAGCGGCAGGTTCTCCGCCGTGAGCCCGGCCAGCAGTTCTTCGATGCAGGCGCGGTATTCCTGGATCAGCGCGCGCTCGGTGCGGCGCTCCCTGGTGCGGCCGAAGGGGTCGAGCGCCGTGCCGCGCAGGCCCTTCATCTTCGCCAGCACGCCGAAGGCCTTGTGCATCCACGGACCATAGGCCTTCTTCACCAGTTCGCCGCGCTCGTTCTTCTTCGCCGTGAGCGGCGGCGCCAGGTGGTGCACCACGCGGTAGTCGCCCTCGAACATGCCGGCGATCTTCCCGGTGAAGGCACCGTCGGTGTGCAGGCGGGCCACCTCGTATTCATCCTTGTAGGCCATGAGCTTGAAGAGGTAGCGCGCCACGGCCTCGGTGAGGCGGGTGGTGGATCCGAAGCGAGCCTCGGCTTCCTGCACTTTCTGCACGAAGGCCCGGTAGGTGGCCGCGTAGGCCGCGTTCTGGTAGCCCGTGAGGAATTCCTCGCGGCGCGCGATGATCTCGGCGAGCGCGGGCTTCTTCGCGAAATGGATGACCTGCGCCGTCTGGAACAGCCCGCGTACCGCGGCCAGGTCGTGCGCGCAGCGGCGGCCCCATTCGAAGGCAGCCTTGTTGTTGTCGACCTGCACGCCGTTGAGTTCCATGGCGCGCATCAGCGCGGCGCGGGACAGCGGCACGCGGCCCTTCTGCCACGCGTAGCCCAGCATCAGGGGGTTGGTGTAGATGCTGTCGCCCAGCAACTGCACCGCCACCTCTTCGGCATCGAAACTGCCCAGCAGTTCCTCGCCCACGGCCGAGGCGATGGCCGTGTCGCAATGCTGGCCCGGGAACTGCCAGTCGGGGTTGTTCACGAAGGACGCCGTCGGCGAGCCATGGTTGTTCAGCGCCACGAAGGTGCGGCCCGGCTGCATGGCGGCCATGGTGGTCTTGAGCGAGGCGACGATGGAGTCGCAGCCGATGATGAGGTCGGCCTTGGCGGTATCGACCTTGGTCGTGTAGATGGCCTCGGGGCGGTTGGCGATCTGCACGTGGCTCCACGTGGCACCGCCCTTCTGGGCCAGGCCGGCGGCGTCCTGGGTGATGACGCCCTTGCCTTCCAGGTGGGCGGCCATGCCCAGCAGCGAGCCGATGGTGATCACGCCCGTGCCGCCCACGCCGGCGACCACGATGCCCCAGGCGGATTCGGCCGCGGGCAGCACCGGCTCGGGCAGCGGCGGCAGCGCCGACAGGTCGCCCTTCTTCTCCTTCTTCGGCTTCCTGAGCGTGCCGCCCTCGACGGTCACGAAGCTCGGGCAGAAGCCCTTCAGGCAGGAATAGTCCTTGTTGCAGGTGCTCTGGTTGATGCGGCGCTTGCGGCCGAACTCGGTTTCCAGCGGCTCGACCGAGAGGCAGTTGGATTGCACGGAGCAATCCCCGCAGCCCTCGCAGACCAGTTCGTTGATGACCACGGTCTTGTCAGGCGTGGCGAGCGTGCCGCGCTTCCTGCGGCGGCGCTTCTCCGTGGCGCAGGTCTGGTCGTAGATGATGGCCGTGCAGCCAGGGACTTCGCGGAACTCGCGCTGGATGCGGTCCAGCTCGTCGCGGTGGTGCACCGTCACGCCCTCGGCGAGTGGCACGCCCTCGTACTTGGCGGGCTCGTCCGTCACGATGACCAGTTTGGCCACGCCCTCGGCCTTCAGGCTGTTCATGATCTGCAGCACCGAGTGGCCCTCGGGCCGCTCGCCCACCTGCTGGCCGCCGGTCATGGCCACGGCGTCGTTGTAGAGCACCTTGTAGGTGATGTTGGTGCCGGCCGCGATGCTCTGCCGGATCGCGAGCAGGCCGCTGTGGAAGTACGTGCCGTCGCCCAGGTTGGCGAAGACGTGCTTGTCCAGCGAGAACGGCTGCTGCCCCACCCAGGTCACGCCCTCGCCGCCCATCTGGGTGAAGGTGGAGGTATTGCGGCCCGGCATCCAGTTCACCATGTAGTGGCAGCCGATGCCGGCCACGGCGCGCGAGCCCTCGGGCACGCGGGTGCTGGTGTTGTGCGGGCAGCCGCTGCAGAACCACGGCGTGCGGTCGCCCGTGTCGGCCGTGGTCTCGGCGAGCGAGCGCTCGCGCGCATCGATCACCGTGAGGCGCGCGTCCATGCGCGCCACCACGTCGTCAGGCACGCCGAGCTTCTTCAGCCGCCTGGCGATGGCGCGCGCGATGATGGCGGGTGTCAGGTCGGCCTTGGGGCGCAGCAGCCAGTTCTGGCTCGGGTTGGCCATGCTCCATTCGCCGCCGGAGTTGTCTCCCTCCACCTCGTCGAACTTGCCCAGCACATTGGGACGCACGTCGGCGCGCCAGTTGTAGAGCTCTTCCTTGAGCTGGTATTCGATGACCTGGCGCTTCTCCTCCACCACCAGGATCTCCTGCAGGCCCTGGGCGAAATCGCGCGTGATGGTCGCCTCCAGCGGCCAGACCACGTTGACCTTGTGCACGCGGATGCCGAGTTGCCGGCAGGTGTCATCATGAAGGCCCAGGTCGATCAGGGCCTGGCGGGTGTCGTTGTAGGCCTTGCCGCTGGCGATGATGCCGAAGCGGTCCTGCGGTCCTTCGATGACGTTGTAGTTGAGCCGGTTGGCGCGGATGTACGCCAGGGCCGCATACCACTTGTAGTCCATGAGGCGCGCTTCCTGCTCCAGCGGGGCATCGGGCCAGCGGATGTGCAGGCCGCCGGGGGGCATCGCGAAATCCTCGGGCAGCACGATGTTCACGCGGTCCGGATCGACCGAGATGCTGCTGGACGACTCGACCACTTCCTGGATGGTCTTCATGCCCGACCACACGCCCGAGAAGCGGCTCATGGCGAAGGCATGCAGGCCCATGTCCAGGATCTCCTGCACGCTGCTGGGGAAGAACACCGGCAGCCCGCAGGCCTTGAAGATATGGTCGCTCTGGTGCGGCGCGGTGCTGCTCTTGCTGATGTGGTCGTCGCCCGCGATGGCGATCACGCCGCCGTGCTTCGCCGTGCCGGCCATGTTGGCGTGCTTGAACACGTCGGAGCAACGGTCCACCCCCGGGCCCTTGCCGTACCAGATGCCGAAGACGCCGTCGTACTTCTTCTTGTCGGGATAGAGGTCCAGTTGCTGCGTACCCCAGACGGCGGTGGCGCCGAGCTCTTCGTTCACGCCGGGCTGGAAGACGATGTGGTTCTGCGCCAGGTGCTTCCGGGCCGCCCAGAGCGCCTGGTCGTAGCCGCCCAGGGGAGAGCCCCGGTAGCCGCTGATGAAGCCGGCGGTGTTGAGCCCGGCCATGGCGTCACGCTGGCGCTGCAGCATGGGCAGGCGCACGAGGGCCTGGACGCCGCTCATGAAGGCCCGGCCCTCCGGCAGCGTGTATTTGTCGTCGAGCGTGACCGTTTCCAGCGCGCGGCGGATGTGCTCGGGCAGCGGTGCGTTCATGAATGTCTCTCCATCATCGTCGGGGATGCCGCGGCCTCGTGGGCGCGGGCAGGGCGGCGCGCCCGGTGGGGCGGGCTTTGCATGCCAGTGTAGGCAGGACCGCTGGATATGTCCTTTCGTTTTCGTGCCGTGTTTACCCTCGTTTCAGAAAGATCCTTTCTGAAAACAATAAGGGAATGGAAGAACTCGACAAATTCGACATCGCCATCCTCGCGGAACTGCAGGCCGATGCGCGGCTGACGAACGCCGAACTGGCGCAGCGCGTGGGCCTTTCGGCCGCCCCGTGCTGGCGGCGCGTGCGGGCCCTGGAAGAGGCGGGGTTCATCAAGGGCTACCACGCGGAGATCGACCGGCACCGGATAGGCCTGGGCGTGCTGGCCTTCGTGCGGCTGGACGCCGACCGCAGCACCGGCGGCCTCACACGCGAGATGGAAGAGGCCATCGCCAAGATTCCCGAAGTGGTGGCCTGCCACTACATCAGCGGCACCGGCACCTTCGAGCTGCAGGTGGTGGCACGCGACCTGGAGAGCTTTTCGCAGTTCGCACGCGGCGTGCTGCTGAACCTGCCCAACGTGAAGGACATGCATACGAGCTTTTCGCTGGGGGAGGTGAAAGCGGGAGGGGCGTTGCCGCTGGCACATTTGCGGCGATGACGGTGATTCGAATAATTGCCGCAAGCTATGCAACCTTTCTGGAAAGTCCTCTGGACAGCATGCAGTGCGGCCTGCGTAACCGCCAGCGCTACCGGCCACGCTATCGCAGCGCAAAACCTCGGAACTTCTCTCTGTCGTTCGGGAGAAGAACCTGTTTTCGCATGCACCATCAAGCATCAGCGAGCGGTTGCCGTCTGTGCCTCCCAACAGCCGGGCGGCCCGGAGGGTTATTTGCAGTACCGCTTCGGCAAGCCCGGGAACGTGGAAATCAACGTTCCCGAAAAGGTGGACAGCGGCGAGTGGCGAGAGCGGTTCAAAGCCAGGCGGCTCTGGTATCCGGCAGGCGGAGGCAACTATCTGCGCGCCCATCGAGGCGCCTACTCCTATGTGGTCTTCAGTGCCTTCGGCCGCTGGGGCGAAAAAGACGGAGTGATGGTATGGAAGGACGGCGCCATGGTGGCGCACCATGCGTGCGCAGGAGCGGCGCTGTCGAGGCTGGGACCGGATCTGCCATCCCGGTTGGGGATCGCAGAAGACCCCGAGGAACTCGTATTGCCGTGACGGGCTCGCTGGTCCGGCATTGCCAGGCCAGCCTGTGGTCAAAGCGCCGATCTGCTTGCTTTCTATGCCTTCCATCCCGCGCATGTCCAGGAGCGCAGGCGGGAAGAATGCGCCGCCCATGGCGCATTGGCGTTATCTCCCGCAGAATCGGAAGGACATGCCGCCCCAGACGCCCCACGACAGTTCCTTCTCCGCGCCCCCTCCACCCGGCCGCCTGATCGAAGACCCGGCCGCCACGCCTGCCGCCCGCACAGCCGCCACCGCCGAGGCTGCAGCCGCCGCGCAGCTCGGCCAGGATGCCGCGCGGCGTGCCGAGCTCTCTGCCCTCGCCCCGCTCGGGGTGCCGGTGTTCCGCATGCTGTGGCTCACCTGGCTCGCGGCGAATACCTGCATGTGGATGAACGACGTCGCGGCCGCGTGGCTGATGACCACGCTCACCACCTCGCCCGTGCTGGTGGCGCTGGTGCAGACGGCCTCCACGCTGCCCGTCTTCCTGCTGGGGCTGCCCAGCGGCGCGCTGGCGGACATCCTGGACCGGCGGCGCTATTTCATCGCCACGCAGTTCTGGGTGGCCGCGGTGGCGCTGGTGCTGTGCCTGGCGATCCTCGCGGGCGGCATGACGGCGCCGCTGCTGCTGGGCCTGACCTTCGCAAACGGCATCGGCCTGGCCATGCGGTGGCCGGTGTTCGCGGCCATCGTGCCGGAACTGGTCAGCCGCGCGCAGCTGCCCGCGGCACTCGCGCTCAACGGCGTGGCGATGAACGCCTCGCGCATCGTCGGCCCGCTGCTGGCCGGCGCGATCATCGCGAGCGCGGGCAGCGCCTGGGTATTCGTGCTCAATGCCGTGCTGTCGGTGATCGCGGGGTTCACGATCATGCGCTGGAAGCGCACGCATGTGCCCAATCCGCTGGGCCGCGAGCGGCTCGGCAGTGCAATGCGCGTGGGCGTGCAGTTCGTGCGGGAGTCGCCGCGCATGCGCGCCGTGCTCTGGCGCATCTCGATCTTCTTCCTGCACGCCACGGCCCTGCTCGCGCTGCTGCCGCTGGTGGCGCGCGACCTGGAGGGTGGCGGCGCGGGCACCTTCACGCTGCTGCTGGCCTCGATGGGCGCCGGGGCCATCATGGCGGCGATGTTCCTTCCGCGGTTGCGCCAGGCCATGCCGCGCGACACGCTCGTGGGCCGCGGAGCGCTGCTGCAGGCGCTCGCCACGTCGGTGGTCGCGATCGCGCCGAACGTCTACGTGGCCGTGCCGGCGATGATCGTGGGCGGCATGGCCTGGATCACCACGGCGAATTCGCTGAGCGTGTCGGCGCAGCTGGCGCTGCCGAACTGGGTGCGCGCGCGAGGCATGTCGATCTACCAGATGGCGATCATGGGCGCCACGGCGGCCGGCGCGGCCTTCTGGGGGCAGGTGGCGTCCGTCACCAGCGTGCATGTGAGCCTGGCGGTCGCCGCGCTCACCGGCACCGCGGCCATGGCCCTGGTGCAGCGCACCGTGGCGGACCGCTCGATGGAGGAGGACCTCAGCCCCTCGCGCGCCTTCAAGGTGCCCACCGCCCCCACGACACCCGAGCAGGGCCACGTGGTGGTGACCATCGAATACGTGATCGACCCGGCCCGGGCCGCGGAATTCCGCGACACCATGCAGGAGAGCCGCCGCAGCCGCCTGCGCCAGGGCGCGCTCGACTGGCAGCTGCAGCACGACATCGCCGATCCCGCCCGGTATGTGGAGCGCATCGTGGACGAGTCCTGGACGGAACACCTGCGGCGCTTCGACCGCGTCACCGCCTCGGATGTGGCGCTGCGCGACCGCAAGCTGGCATTCCACGTGGCCGATGCGCCTCCGGTGGTGACGCGCTATCTGGTCGAGCTGGAGCGCTGAAGCGGCCGCAGTCCGAACCAACCCCCTTCGGCATCGAACAGCACGTCGTACTGCTGCAGCAGGTTCATGCCGGTGTTCACGAAGGCGGGACGCCCGAACGATGCAGGAGCGCCCCGGGCCACGGTGCTGCCGGCCGCGCAGGCGGAGCCCGCAGCGCCGGAGGGCGGCCGGTTCACGAGCACGGCACGGGGCGCGCCGGCCCCTCCCGCGTTGAACGCATACCGGGCCACCGGCGCCTGCGCATCCGGGAACAGCACCTGCACCGGCGTGCCCTCCTTCAGGCCGTTGCTGGTGTGGCCCGGACGGCTGGGGTTCGGGATCTGCTGCGTCGGCAGCGACGCCGGGTCGGACACCGTGAGGTACATCTGCGCGATGCCGGTGTCCACGAGCACCGATCCCGCCTCGGGCGCCCGGCCGGCCACGGACACGGCCATGGACGCCTGCTGCCAGTCGCGCGGGTCGCTGGATGCCGGCTGCCCGTTGACCAGCAGGCTTCCCGGCTGCAGCCTGGTGGCCCCGAAGCCCGCGGCATTGGCCGGCGTGAGTCCGGCATGCACGCCGGACTTCGTCACGATGTAGCCGGCATGCACTTCGCCTTCGCGCACGGGCCGGCCGTCGATGGCGACGAGGTTGAGCAATGGGTTCTTGTCCGGCGTGCCCTGCGGCTGGCCATCGTGCTCGCGCCCGAACCCCACGCCCATGTACACGATCCCCTTGGGGCGGACCATGGTCTTCGTGGGCTGCTCGCAGACCGGCTGGTTGGCTTTCTCGTCCCAGCAGGGACAGATCATTTCCTTCTGGACTGCCAGGACGGGAACGCGAGACACGACCTCCCCCTCCGCGGCGCGGAACACGAGGTCGCGCACGACCCATCGCCCCACCCACAGCCGCTTGCTGCTCGACAGGAACTCCCAGCCTGCGGGGCCCGCTTCATCGTCGGAATAGCCGGGAAGATCGGCCGCGGAGATCACCACCCCGGTGGAGCCCGTGTCCATCGTGACGGCGAAGCTCCGGGCGGCGGGTTGCGGGCTGCCAGGCGGAGTGCGTACCTCGAACTGCAGTTTCGGTGGCCGGGACGCTTCACCCAGCGGGGCGACGAAGGGGATGAAGCGCCCGGTGGTGTCCGGACGGAGCACGGGCCCCGTGGCGGCTGCGGCGCTGGACGGGCCCTGGGCCCAGGCGGCGCTGCAGGCGAGCAGCGCGGCCATGTGGAGGAACGCTGTGCGGATCGGTGTCATCGGTTCTCCTTCCCTGTGGTGTTTTGGAAGGGGCAGGCTACACGATGTGGGTCGGGCATGACGCCGCGCCACCCGCCGCGTTGCGTCCCGGCGTCACATGCCCGCGGTCAGTTCCTCGGCCACAGCGCCCACAGCCGCAGCCCCTGCTTGAGCCGCCCCGCCAGGTCGCCTGCCTCCTGGCCCCAGCCAGCGAAGTAGTCGGCCCGCACGGCGCCCAGGATGGCCGAGCCGGTGTCCTGCGCCAGCACCAGGCGCTGCAGCTGCGCAGTGGGGCCGGCAGAGGCGAGCCAGACGGGGGTGCCGTAGGGAATGCTCTGCCGGTCCACGGCGATGGAGCGGCCCGGGGTGAGCGGCACGCCCTGCGCACCGCGGGGGCCGAAAGCGGCGTCCAGCGGCGAAAGCGGCTCCTCGCGGAAGAACACGTAGCGCGGGTTGGCCCAGAGCATCTCCGGCACGCGCTGCGGGTTCTGCAGCGTCCACGCGCGGATGCCGGGCCAGGTCGCGTCGCGCACCAGCCCCTGGTCGAGCAGCCAGCGGCCCACGCTCTGGTAGGGCTGGTCGTTGGTGCCCGCGAAGGCCACGCGCACGAGGCGCACGGATCCATCGGGCTCC
Proteins encoded in this window:
- a CDS encoding Lrp/AsnC family transcriptional regulator; translated protein: MEELDKFDIAILAELQADARLTNAELAQRVGLSAAPCWRRVRALEEAGFIKGYHAEIDRHRIGLGVLAFVRLDADRSTGGLTREMEEAIAKIPEVVACHYISGTGTFELQVVARDLESFSQFARGVLLNLPNVKDMHTSFSLGEVKAGGALPLAHLRR
- the yajC gene encoding preprotein translocase subunit YajC; the encoded protein is MFISSAFAQTAPAAAPAGGMMSSLTSMLPLVLMFVVLYFIMIRPQMKRQKEHRAMIDAIAKGDEVATAGGILGRVTRLSEGFLHIEIASGVEVQIQRSAVAQVLPKGTVK
- the secD gene encoding protein translocase subunit SecD; the encoded protein is MNRYPVWKYAILVVVLLVGILYSLPNVFGEAPAVQVSSAKASVKVDASLQRRVEEALQGAGITPDAVSFDGNSVRARFDTPDTQLKAKDVIQKALVPDAADPQYIVALNLVSRSPAWLTALHAQPVYLGLDLRGGVHFMLQVDMQAALTKKAESFAGDLRTFMRDRNIRHGGISRDGQTIEVRLRDEAAATATRNLISDQFPDLVATSSPDGEGVVVRATIKPEALRKVQDQALKQNMTTLHNRINELGVAEPVIQQQGTDRIVVQLPGVQDTAKAKDILGRTATLEVRMVDESTEARGAERGSGPVPFGSERYPDRNGQFVIVKKQVILTGENLTDAQPGFDGQTQEPTVNLTLDAKGARIFKDITRENIGKRMAIVLFEKGKGEVVTAPVIRSEIGGGRVQISGRMTTAEANDTSLLLRAGSLAAPMEIIEEFTIGPSLGADNISRGIHSVVWGMVAIAVFMCVYYALFGVFSTIALSVNVLMLIAVLSMLQATLTLPGIAAMALALGVAIDSNVLINERIREELRAGVAPQAAIHAGYERAWATILDSNVTTLIAGLALLAFGSGPVRGFAVVHCLGILTSMFSAVFFSRGLVNLWYGRKKKLKSVSIGQVWKPGTDTPAVPSTPAKTN
- a CDS encoding RES family NAD+ phosphorylase translates to MSAWDPRWFDESLRLRQLLVWRGVESQYAAATVRLVDSLDEQDLLEQMLEASKPPIAKERHYLLFTPFRYTPPHPHRFRPAHEHGQWYGAKNQVAVCAEIAYWRHRFLLDSTGLLNEDLLTEHTLFQAQMRGLSIDLMQEPWNRRRERWTHGSDYTATQALAAEARHRGVLWIKYESVRAPHEACAVALVQDALFEPAQGIDATRQRWICKATRSKVMLIGDADRFEWDF
- a CDS encoding indolepyruvate ferredoxin oxidoreductase family protein — encoded protein: MNAPLPEHIRRALETVTLDDKYTLPEGRAFMSGVQALVRLPMLQRQRDAMAGLNTAGFISGYRGSPLGGYDQALWAARKHLAQNHIVFQPGVNEELGATAVWGTQQLDLYPDKKKYDGVFGIWYGKGPGVDRCSDVFKHANMAGTAKHGGVIAIAGDDHISKSSTAPHQSDHIFKACGLPVFFPSSVQEILDMGLHAFAMSRFSGVWSGMKTIQEVVESSSSISVDPDRVNIVLPEDFAMPPGGLHIRWPDAPLEQEARLMDYKWYAALAYIRANRLNYNVIEGPQDRFGIIASGKAYNDTRQALIDLGLHDDTCRQLGIRVHKVNVVWPLEATITRDFAQGLQEILVVEEKRQVIEYQLKEELYNWRADVRPNVLGKFDEVEGDNSGGEWSMANPSQNWLLRPKADLTPAIIARAIARRLKKLGVPDDVVARMDARLTVIDARERSLAETTADTGDRTPWFCSGCPHNTSTRVPEGSRAVAGIGCHYMVNWMPGRNTSTFTQMGGEGVTWVGQQPFSLDKHVFANLGDGTYFHSGLLAIRQSIAAGTNITYKVLYNDAVAMTGGQQVGERPEGHSVLQIMNSLKAEGVAKLVIVTDEPAKYEGVPLAEGVTVHHRDELDRIQREFREVPGCTAIIYDQTCATEKRRRRKRGTLATPDKTVVINELVCEGCGDCSVQSNCLSVEPLETEFGRKRRINQSTCNKDYSCLKGFCPSFVTVEGGTLRKPKKEKKGDLSALPPLPEPVLPAAESAWGIVVAGVGGTGVITIGSLLGMAAHLEGKGVITQDAAGLAQKGGATWSHVQIANRPEAIYTTKVDTAKADLIIGCDSIVASLKTTMAAMQPGRTFVALNNHGSPTASFVNNPDWQFPGQHCDTAIASAVGEELLGSFDAEEVAVQLLGDSIYTNPLMLGYAWQKGRVPLSRAALMRAMELNGVQVDNNKAAFEWGRRCAHDLAAVRGLFQTAQVIHFAKKPALAEIIARREEFLTGYQNAAYAATYRAFVQKVQEAEARFGSTTRLTEAVARYLFKLMAYKDEYEVARLHTDGAFTGKIAGMFEGDYRVVHHLAPPLTAKKNERGELVKKAYGPWMHKAFGVLAKMKGLRGTALDPFGRTRERRTERALIQEYRACIEELLAGLTAENLPLALEIARIPEQIRGYGHVKERHLETARAQWEGLMARWRQGPAEAALRQSA
- a CDS encoding antitoxin Xre/MbcA/ParS toxin-binding domain-containing protein, with protein sequence MEQAIALADPGQVLAKATARASRLLGMNGVMLAKALGLSEPTVSRILKAEKPIDPASKEGELALLLVRVYRSLDALVGTDDGKRQAWMTGFNKALGGVPLQMVQRVDGLVATLSYLDAMRAPT
- the secF gene encoding protein translocase subunit SecF yields the protein MEFFRIKKDIPFMKHALVFNAISFITFALAVFFLVTRGLHLSVEFTGGTVMEVAYTQAADTGKVREAVSRLGYSDVIVQNFGTSRDVMIRLPVQKGATSAQQSEQVMGALKEQDPGVTLRRTEFVGPQVGEELVHGGLMALAMVVVGIVVYLAFRFEWKFGVAAIIANLHDVVIILGFFAFFQWEFSLAVLAGVLAVLGYSVNESVVIFDRIREAFRKYRKMTTHEVIDHAITSTMSRTIITHASTEAMVLSMFFFGGPSLHYFALALTIGILFGIYSSVFVAAAIAMWLGIKREDLVKAPARKEGDPNDPNAGAAV